The DNA window AAAAGCCATGGTTTTTGTGTTTGATACCCTAAACGGATTTCGCCTTTTTCAAAGCGAATATCATCCCAAAAATCCTGGAACGGAATCCCTTCCTGTTCATCCAAGTATCTCTTCTCTCTCGGTATTCCCTTCCCACCTGACGGAAAATACAACCTACCTTCCCTTTCCGCCCGATCCATTCTCTCTTTTGTCCATCTCCAGACTTTTGTGTGTCCATGGAATTCATACGTCAAATTTGGACGCTTGGTGTTGGGATTGAGAAGGGAAGTCGGCTGGAAGCGCCTCCCTGTTCCTTCCTCAATGAAGCTGTATTGCTTTAATACACTATCGGCCATGGCAGGGTCCAGTTCCCCATTCGGTAAAAGGTAGGGTTTGTGCGGTTTTGTCCAAATGCAATCCTTTCCTTTCGAGTAGAACAGAATGACATCATGGATGCGACCGTAGCTAAGATAAACATTTCCATGCGGATGTGAGCGTCTCCAAACAATTTCATTCTTAAAGTAGATCTTTCCGAAAATCGAATCCATAACAAGCTTCAGGTAATGCGAGGCCGTTGGGTCGCAGTGCAGATAGATGGAGCCGGTGGGCTTGAGCACCCGGCGAAGCTCCACCAGCCTCGGGGCCATCATCACGAGATACGCCAGCATGTCGTTGTGCCCCAAAAACCGCTCAAAACCCTGGAGGAGGTCCACCAGCGCCGGGGGCGCATCCCCCCCGGTGACGAGCTCGTGGTAGGTGCGGGCGGAAGTCTCGTCCCAGTGCCAGAAATCGGCGAAGGACCGGAACTGCGACGCCGACGGCGTCCCGTCCACCTCCTTGAAGAGCACGTTGTAGTCGGATTTGGAGTTGAACGGCGGGTCGAGGTAGACGAGGTCCACCGACTCGTCGCCGATGTGCCGCCGCAGGACGTCCAGGTTGTCCCCGAAGAAGAGCTTGTTGGTCCA is part of the bacterium genome and encodes:
- a CDS encoding DNA methyltransferase, translating into MPEWTNKLFFGDNLDVLRRHIGDESVDLVYLDPPFNSKSDYNVLFKEVDGTPSASQFRSFADFWHWDETSARTYHELVTGGDAPPALVDLLQGFERFLGHNDMLAYLVMMAPRLVELRRVLKPTGSIYLHCDPTASHYLKLVMDSIFGKIYFKNEIVWRRSHPHGNVYLSYGRIHDVILFYSKGKDCIWTKPHKPYLLPNGELDPAMADSVLKQYSFIEEGTGRRFQPTSLLNPNTKRPNLTYEFHGHTKVWRWTKERMDRAEREGRLYFPSGGKGIPREKRYLDEQEGIPFQDFWDDIRFEKGEIRLGYQTQKPWLLLKRILAASSNEGDVVLDPFCGCGTTIAAAQALNRLWIGIDITYLAINLIKSRLADHFGDEAAYEVHGEPRDWNSARELAQRTDLPRKEFELWALSLVHARPLGDPERKGGGDRGIDGVLFFRDGKTEKTLETKKIIVQVKSDLRP